A portion of the uncultured Bacteroides sp. genome contains these proteins:
- a CDS encoding TlpA disulfide reductase family protein, which translates to MSYLTENEKATYEKFSPDAKDSYYGKLVKEELYPVGFVGKKAPAFVVIDGLGKEVKSAELMKGKKYILIDFWASWCNPCRKEIPNLKNLYGKYASKGLEIISISIDKKEADWKKAMDEEKLPWLSFLDKKDISTFYKVKLIPAVFLIDEQGIVLSDKLRGEELATKLEELFR; encoded by the coding sequence ATGAGTTATTTAACTGAAAATGAGAAAGCTACCTATGAAAAGTTTTCTCCAGATGCAAAAGACAGTTATTATGGCAAGCTTGTTAAAGAGGAGCTGTATCCTGTAGGTTTTGTCGGTAAAAAGGCACCTGCTTTTGTTGTTATCGATGGACTAGGAAAAGAAGTGAAGTCTGCGGAACTAATGAAAGGGAAGAAATATATTCTAATTGATTTTTGGGCTTCGTGGTGTAATCCTTGTCGTAAGGAGATTCCGAATTTGAAGAATTTATATGGAAAATATGCTTCAAAGGGATTGGAAATAATTAGTATCTCTATAGATAAAAAGGAGGCTGATTGGAAAAAAGCAATGGACGAAGAAAAGCTTCCTTGGCTTAGTTTTTTGGATAAAAAAGATATATCAACCTTCTATAAAGTGAAATTAATTCCGGCTGTTTTTTTAATCGATGAACAGGGAATAGTCTTGAGCGACAAACTCCGCGGAGAAGAGCTTGCCACCAAACTGGAAGAATTGTTTCGTTAA
- a CDS encoding AraC family transcriptional regulator — protein MKNVFLFLVFSLLFILFPSLHAQDQSRNSDNLNERISYLRAKKDDGYALKELSFLYLAKADYTKAIYFAEQLRKFGETKSIDYFRLYSYIYLGQGMMMKGYERPAKFYLNKSLLLAQELKNDSALCSVYNGLGLYSSNIEMDYYRSISYFFKGVEVAKRGNNEQLQSLLLSNLSGVYYLMNDTTGLKYALECYELGHKRSDIYTIMSGAMNSAYMYYLKGNYAEASKYGKEAEFIMLRNDFHDQSNVYNLLGYISTKQGDDVLALSYFEKALELQNHAQTSSVVNAYLGYSKVLINKGDYDEAIPLLKKGISISNDRNSSTYRHLLYQTLSNCYERKQDYANALEYYKKYRVEKDSILTEEKERSLNELRIKYDVEKQENEIAHSKLHLLQNEKKVQFLTFGFLLIFVALGFTYYLYIRKNRLFLKIVEQNQDAIRREENLRFEIRRLKNEEQKDKVDVTGKYAASSLTDEKTVELYYLLNQLMLEKKVYKDHFITKEKVADMLSTNRTYLSQVINEQSGKTFTHYINSFRVEEAVRVLSDANNNIPLKALSSELGFNSISTFYNVFQSAVGMPPSLYRSKVLSIQKGRQ, from the coding sequence ATGAAAAACGTCTTTCTGTTTCTTGTTTTTAGTTTGTTATTTATCTTATTCCCTTCACTTCATGCGCAAGATCAAAGTCGGAACTCCGATAACTTGAATGAGCGTATCAGCTATCTGCGTGCTAAGAAAGATGATGGATATGCATTGAAAGAACTCTCTTTTCTTTATCTGGCAAAGGCTGATTATACAAAAGCCATCTATTTTGCGGAACAGCTCCGTAAATTCGGAGAGACTAAGTCTATTGATTATTTCCGTCTTTATTCTTATATCTATTTGGGGCAGGGAATGATGATGAAGGGCTACGAAAGACCTGCCAAATTTTATCTGAATAAATCTTTGTTATTAGCACAAGAATTAAAAAATGATTCTGCTCTCTGTTCGGTTTACAATGGCTTGGGCCTTTATTCATCGAATATAGAAATGGATTATTATCGATCTATTTCTTATTTCTTTAAAGGAGTGGAAGTGGCTAAGAGAGGAAATAATGAGCAGTTGCAGTCGTTGTTACTTTCCAACTTATCTGGCGTTTATTATCTGATGAATGATACCACAGGGCTTAAGTATGCGTTGGAGTGTTATGAGTTGGGACATAAAAGAAGTGATATATACACCATTATGTCCGGTGCCATGAATTCAGCTTATATGTATTATCTTAAAGGCAACTATGCCGAAGCATCAAAGTATGGCAAAGAGGCAGAATTCATTATGCTCCGAAATGACTTTCATGATCAATCCAATGTGTATAATTTATTGGGCTATATTTCAACTAAACAAGGGGATGATGTGCTTGCACTTAGTTATTTCGAGAAAGCTCTTGAGCTACAAAATCACGCTCAAACATCATCTGTTGTCAATGCATACCTCGGATACTCAAAAGTGCTGATCAACAAAGGAGATTATGACGAAGCCATACCATTGCTTAAAAAAGGTATTTCTATCTCGAATGATAGAAACAGTAGTACATATAGGCATCTTTTATACCAGACTCTTTCTAATTGTTACGAACGGAAACAAGACTATGCCAATGCCTTGGAGTACTATAAGAAGTATCGAGTGGAAAAAGATAGTATATTGACCGAAGAGAAAGAGCGTTCTCTGAATGAACTCAGAATCAAATACGATGTAGAAAAACAAGAGAATGAAATAGCTCATAGCAAATTGCATCTGCTACAAAATGAAAAGAAAGTTCAGTTTCTTACTTTCGGCTTTCTGTTGATTTTTGTTGCGCTCGGCTTTACTTATTATCTTTATATAAGGAAGAATCGTTTGTTTCTTAAGATTGTGGAACAGAATCAGGATGCGATCAGGCGCGAAGAGAACCTGCGTTTTGAGATAAGAAGACTTAAGAATGAGGAACAGAAAGACAAAGTAGATGTCACTGGAAAATATGCGGCATCTTCATTGACCGATGAGAAAACGGTAGAGCTCTATTACCTGCTTAATCAGCTGATGTTAGAAAAAAAAGTGTATAAGGATCACTTTATAACGAAAGAAAAGGTTGCTGACATGCTTAGTACTAACCGTACTTATCTATCTCAAGTAATCAATGAGCAGAGTGGGAAAACATTTACGCACTATATAAATTCGTTCAGAGTGGAAGAAGCTGTTCGTGTTTTGTCCGATGCGAATAACAATATACCACTTAAGGCACTTTCTTCTGAACTAGGTTTTAATTCAATTTCCACCTTCTATAATGTCTTTCAATCAGCCGTCGGCATGCCTCCTTCTCTATATCGCTCGAAGGTTCTTTCCATTCAAAAAGGCAGGCAATAG
- the bamE gene encoding outer membrane protein assembly factor BamE: protein MKKLSILFFSFLFLLSSCATMKSLDDKMMKITEGMSQKEVKEIFGAPNFRRFDNGREEWEYSYTTVITDTKIFLIRFESGRVVGMDTFVVPYEPNRENTFIR, encoded by the coding sequence TTTTGTTCTTTTCGTTCTTATTCCTTTTGAGTAGCTGTGCTACAATGAAGAGTCTTGACGATAAAATGATGAAGATAACTGAAGGTATGTCTCAAAAAGAGGTGAAAGAGATCTTCGGCGCTCCTAATTTTAGACGTTTTGATAATGGTAGAGAGGAGTGGGAATATAGCTACACTACTGTGATCACGGATACAAAGATTTTTTTGATACGTTTTGAATCAGGTCGTGTTGTGGGAATGGACACCTTTGTTGTTCCTTACGAGCCTAACAGGGAAAATACCTTTATCAGGTAG
- a CDS encoding DUF4476 domain-containing protein: MRKLIISFSLLLIVALSMKAAPIYGIRIESAENPIIIFVDGVQISTPTMSCFIANLSPGNYRIEAYEVEYFGRNDFERKRNLIYHNLIYFSGNELKNIRIESNFPTLPSPRDRWTGAHSDRGVMDNNTFSSFLSAVKAAPFKSDKMDLIETAVQTSAFTIQQCKRLVELNTFDDEKIEMIQLLYPRIVDKQNFFMLLESLSFISSKDKINDFIKGYNSKDN, encoded by the coding sequence ATGCGTAAGTTAATAATCAGTTTCAGCCTTTTGCTGATAGTGGCACTTTCAATGAAAGCTGCGCCAATCTATGGCATTCGAATAGAGAGCGCCGAGAATCCGATAATTATATTCGTAGATGGAGTACAAATTTCTACTCCAACAATGAGTTGCTTTATTGCCAACCTGAGTCCGGGCAATTATCGAATAGAAGCCTATGAGGTAGAATATTTTGGAAGGAATGATTTTGAAAGGAAAAGGAATTTAATCTATCATAATCTAATTTATTTTTCCGGGAATGAGCTGAAAAATATTCGTATAGAGAGCAACTTTCCTACATTGCCTTCTCCTCGAGATAGGTGGACTGGGGCTCACTCAGATAGAGGGGTAATGGATAATAATACGTTTAGTAGTTTTTTATCCGCAGTGAAAGCAGCTCCATTTAAGTCGGATAAGATGGACCTGATTGAGACGGCAGTGCAGACTAGCGCATTCACTATCCAACAATGTAAAAGGTTGGTTGAACTGAATACTTTTGATGATGAAAAAATAGAAATGATTCAGTTGCTTTATCCTCGAATTGTAGATAAACAGAACTTCTTTATGCTGCTTGAGAGCCTATCTTTTATTTCTAGTAAGGATAAGATAAATGATTTTATAAAAGGATATAATAGTAAAGATAACTAA
- a CDS encoding RagB/SusD family nutrient uptake outer membrane protein, translated as MKTKILTSTLWVFFIGISVLFSSCDGFLGIMPKGAKTPSTLADYEAFIRDEYTNQRTDITQAILLLNDKFETASNYNYYPLYKANYFWDESANRIELNSSDEATYYSGYAAISSCNLIIKNASSATEATDAERNELTAQAKVIRTVVYFVLANYYADTYDEATAATKLSVPLIENADLNASYTQVSIQQIYDYMLKNLEEALPYLPHAGATVLHPTIGAAYAMYARIYLQMGNYALALQYADKALVENSALYDWTAYYEANKAQIENATSYTPTTSPMGIDNVENYYFRHGSKDGASSELKIQVDRVARFEAGDARMAARWKLEKIGVDTYYKSTLSGLFNYGGLTTTEVYLIKAECLARNGKYSDAMSALNTVRQKRILATVYQPLSASTEEQAMQYIRRTKENELIFSIVPFADARRFNKETKYARTLSKVVDGKTYTLSPTSHLWTMPFPMGATSNSGNGTLTQNVDK; from the coding sequence ATGAAAACTAAAATATTAACATCTACGCTTTGGGTATTCTTTATTGGGATAAGCGTGCTCTTTTCTTCTTGTGACGGTTTCTTGGGTATTATGCCTAAAGGTGCCAAAACTCCTTCTACCTTAGCTGATTATGAAGCTTTTATCAGGGACGAATATACAAATCAAAGAACAGACATAACGCAAGCGATTCTGTTGCTTAATGATAAGTTTGAAACTGCATCTAATTATAATTACTATCCGCTTTATAAAGCGAATTATTTCTGGGATGAGTCTGCTAATCGTATCGAATTGAATAGTAGCGATGAAGCGACCTATTATAGTGGATATGCAGCTATCTCTAGTTGTAATCTTATTATAAAGAATGCATCGTCTGCAACTGAGGCAACTGATGCCGAAAGAAATGAATTGACAGCGCAGGCCAAAGTCATCAGAACGGTGGTCTACTTTGTTTTGGCAAACTATTATGCGGATACGTATGATGAAGCAACTGCTGCTACTAAATTATCGGTTCCTTTGATTGAAAATGCTGATTTGAATGCATCTTATACGCAAGTAAGTATTCAGCAGATTTATGATTATATGCTTAAAAATTTAGAAGAGGCCTTACCCTATCTGCCTCATGCGGGGGCAACTGTATTACATCCTACGATTGGAGCAGCGTATGCCATGTATGCTCGAATTTATTTACAGATGGGCAACTATGCATTGGCTTTGCAATATGCCGACAAGGCTTTGGTCGAAAATAGTGCTTTATACGATTGGACAGCTTACTATGAAGCCAACAAAGCTCAGATAGAGAATGCAACTTCTTATACGCCTACTACTTCTCCTATGGGAATTGACAATGTGGAAAATTACTATTTCCGTCATGGTAGTAAAGATGGCGCTAGTTCAGAGTTAAAGATACAGGTTGACAGAGTTGCTCGTTTTGAAGCGGGTGATGCCCGTATGGCTGCTCGTTGGAAGCTTGAGAAAATTGGAGTTGACACTTATTATAAAAGTACACTGAGCGGTTTGTTTAACTATGGTGGTCTCACCACTACGGAGGTTTATCTTATCAAGGCAGAGTGTCTGGCTCGTAATGGTAAATATAGTGATGCAATGAGCGCACTGAATACTGTTCGTCAAAAGCGTATTCTTGCAACTGTTTATCAGCCGTTAAGCGCTTCTACGGAGGAACAGGCAATGCAGTATATTCGTCGCACAAAAGAGAATGAATTGATATTCTCTATTGTTCCTTTTGCTGATGCTCGTCGTTTTAATAAAGAAACTAAATATGCCCGTACGTTAAGTAAAGTGGTAGATGGTAAGACATATACGCTTTCTCCTACTTCACATTTGTGGACTATGCCTTTCCCTATGGGAGCTACTAGTAACTCGGGAAATGGAACTCTTACTCAAAATGTAGATAAATAA
- a CDS encoding SusC/RagA family TonB-linked outer membrane protein, producing the protein MRKKIIVLCGMVLMLLSGTHEVFAQNVGRASGITVRGTVSDVDGEPLVGATIRIANSKNVSSGAITDMDGKYSISVPSESAVLEFSFVGFANQALKVGTSRILNIVLKTDDQLLDEVVVTGYQTISKERATGAFSKVSGEKLQEQRLNSLSTLLEGRVAGYANGLVRGTTTMNGVTNPLYVIDGFPVESTRYTPQGNLIENIPDLNMEDIESITVLKDAAAASIYGARAANGVVVIVTKKASKGRTEVSFSSTFTFSPYSFYKDRLTNSADVIDLEKEWAEKNPNLQGSGASSYAANLLKYRVYTNQGITAILNAYAGNSTQNEMNATLNALSAKGYNYYDDTKKYTKTNPFYQQYNLSIGKATEKNNFKVSLTYKNNQYENKYSDDSSFGLNIINSTDITDWLRLDVGSYTKYTNATTQTYDPLSPGYTYMPYDGLVDAQGNPYISTAESRYSQDIVDRIKTNRLYSMNITPLDEIGRNLGKEKNFLNRSFVKLNFKLTDWLKYEAMFQYEYGVDRYNKLSDKESYSVRSKVNGLATASANGQTTYNLPYGDINYDRRQYSSAYGFRQQLNFNRTFAGKHDLAMILGSEIRSTKLEYKDEIQYGYDREMLSYIPIDAASLLKRYNGLLGGRFYSSDLGFQKENVDRFVSFYGNAAYTYDDKYTASGSLRWDRSNLWGTDSKYQNKPIWSVGASWNINKEDFFHVSWVDMLKFRLSYGIGGNVAKNAAPYLTASYSTNPNVGGTKGTVGSRPNPELSWEKTTTTNVGVDFSLFKNRLNGSVEYYDKKGVDLLANANGVPTEGFGYSTYKINNGEMTNRGVELSLSGDLIRTKDFLWNVNLMYAYNKNNVTYVNVKAPMYILQLDYPSSHPRVGTPYNSIYGYKWAGLNEKGLPQVYDENGEKTTTAPTSLDAIHDLGSTVPSHTGSLGSSLQYKDWQMSFIVIYQLGHKIRNTDLPYLQSTYNSSMGQYMTSIGAVNKDIKNRWKTAGDEAHTDVPAVIFAESSDYYYGSYSVYSYADINVLDASNIRLSNISLSYRLPQTFCKKIFLKNARLQFNVENLYTFAFEKRAKYLLGGYNSPNYVWGLYLNF; encoded by the coding sequence ATGAGAAAAAAGATTATTGTTTTATGTGGTATGGTGCTGATGTTATTATCAGGCACTCACGAAGTCTTTGCCCAAAATGTTGGCAGAGCTTCCGGAATAACTGTTCGCGGAACAGTAAGTGATGTAGACGGGGAACCTTTAGTTGGAGCTACGATTAGGATAGCAAACTCAAAAAATGTTTCTTCAGGAGCAATTACAGATATGGATGGGAAATATTCTATATCTGTACCATCGGAATCAGCTGTGCTTGAATTCTCCTTTGTAGGATTTGCTAATCAAGCCTTGAAAGTAGGCACAAGTAGAATCTTGAATATCGTTTTGAAAACTGATGATCAATTACTTGATGAGGTGGTGGTAACAGGCTATCAAACGATTTCAAAAGAGCGGGCTACGGGTGCTTTTTCTAAAGTAAGTGGAGAGAAATTGCAGGAACAACGACTTAATAGTTTGAGCACTTTGCTCGAAGGACGGGTTGCAGGTTATGCAAATGGTCTTGTACGTGGTACTACAACAATGAATGGAGTGACGAACCCACTTTATGTAATTGATGGCTTTCCGGTAGAAAGTACTCGGTATACTCCCCAAGGAAATCTTATCGAGAATATTCCTGATTTGAACATGGAAGATATAGAGAGCATAACTGTGTTGAAAGATGCGGCTGCTGCTTCTATTTACGGTGCGCGTGCAGCCAACGGCGTAGTAGTAATTGTGACAAAGAAAGCATCTAAAGGAAGAACCGAAGTGTCTTTCTCAAGTACCTTCACATTTTCTCCTTATTCCTTTTATAAAGATCGCCTGACCAACTCGGCTGATGTTATTGATCTTGAAAAAGAGTGGGCAGAGAAGAATCCTAATTTGCAGGGAAGTGGTGCTTCATCTTATGCCGCTAATTTATTGAAATACAGAGTTTATACGAACCAAGGTATTACGGCTATCTTGAATGCTTATGCAGGAAACTCAACACAAAATGAAATGAATGCAACACTGAATGCGCTTTCTGCTAAAGGTTATAATTATTATGATGATACGAAGAAATATACCAAAACAAATCCTTTCTATCAGCAATATAACTTAAGTATCGGTAAGGCTACAGAGAAGAATAACTTTAAAGTTTCACTAACTTATAAGAATAATCAATATGAGAATAAGTATTCAGATGATAGTTCTTTTGGGCTGAATATTATTAACTCTACGGATATTACAGATTGGTTGAGACTTGATGTGGGCAGCTATACAAAGTATACCAATGCTACCACTCAGACTTATGACCCATTGTCCCCCGGTTATACTTATATGCCTTATGACGGATTGGTTGATGCTCAAGGAAATCCTTATATTTCTACGGCCGAATCTCGCTATAGTCAGGATATTGTAGATAGAATTAAGACAAATAGACTTTATAGCATGAATATAACTCCGCTGGATGAAATTGGGCGGAATCTGGGAAAGGAAAAAAACTTCTTGAATAGATCATTTGTTAAATTGAACTTCAAATTAACAGACTGGTTAAAATACGAAGCGATGTTTCAGTATGAGTATGGAGTAGATAGGTATAATAAGCTCTCCGATAAAGAGTCGTACAGTGTACGTTCGAAGGTGAATGGCTTGGCTACCGCTTCTGCTAATGGTCAGACAACCTATAATTTGCCTTATGGAGATATTAATTATGATAGACGGCAATACTCGTCTGCTTACGGTTTCCGCCAGCAATTGAATTTTAATAGAACCTTTGCCGGGAAGCATGATTTGGCTATGATTTTGGGATCAGAAATTCGTAGCACAAAATTGGAATACAAGGACGAAATTCAATATGGCTATGATCGTGAAATGCTGAGCTATATTCCTATTGATGCTGCTTCTTTATTGAAAAGGTACAATGGATTGTTGGGAGGGCGTTTTTATTCTTCGGATTTAGGCTTTCAGAAAGAGAACGTTGACCGTTTCGTTTCATTCTATGGCAATGCGGCTTATACATATGATGATAAGTATACGGCTTCAGGAAGTCTTCGTTGGGATCGCTCTAATCTCTGGGGTACCGATTCAAAGTATCAGAATAAACCTATTTGGTCTGTAGGTGCATCTTGGAACATCAATAAAGAAGATTTCTTTCATGTTAGTTGGGTAGATATGCTTAAGTTCCGCCTCTCTTATGGTATTGGTGGAAATGTTGCTAAGAATGCAGCTCCATATTTAACCGCTTCTTATTCTACAAATCCTAATGTTGGTGGTACCAAGGGAACTGTGGGTTCTCGGCCTAATCCTGAGTTGTCTTGGGAGAAAACAACAACGACGAATGTGGGCGTTGACTTCTCTCTGTTTAAGAATCGTTTGAATGGTTCTGTGGAATATTATGATAAGAAGGGAGTAGACCTTTTGGCTAATGCCAACGGGGTACCTACTGAAGGATTTGGGTATTCTACCTATAAAATAAATAACGGAGAGATGACTAATCGAGGCGTAGAATTAAGTCTTTCAGGAGATCTTATTCGCACAAAGGATTTTTTGTGGAATGTAAACTTAATGTATGCATATAATAAAAATAATGTGACTTATGTAAATGTAAAGGCACCTATGTACATTTTACAACTGGATTATCCTTCGTCACATCCACGTGTTGGCACTCCTTATAATTCTATTTATGGCTATAAATGGGCTGGGCTAAATGAAAAAGGTCTACCACAGGTTTATGACGAAAATGGAGAAAAGACAACTACAGCACCAACGAGTCTTGATGCCATTCATGATTTAGGTTCAACCGTTCCTTCTCATACAGGTTCTTTGGGTAGCTCATTGCAATACAAAGATTGGCAAATGTCTTTTATAGTCATTTATCAATTAGGGCACAAAATCAGGAATACAGATTTACCCTATTTGCAAAGTACGTATAACAGTTCGATGGGACAATACATGACATCGATAGGGGCTGTGAACAAGGATATAAAGAATCGTTGGAAGACTGCTGGAGATGAGGCTCATACGGATGTACCGGCTGTGATTTTTGCCGAAAGCTCAGACTATTACTACGGAAGTTATTCGGTGTATTCTTATGCGGACATTAACGTATTAGATGCTTCCAATATTCGTTTAAGCAACATTTCTCTCTCCTATCGTTTGCCACAAACGTTTTGCAAGAAGATCTTTTTGAAGAATGCTCGTCTTCAGTTTAATGTGGAGAATCTTTATACTTTCGCATTTGAGAAAAGGGCGAAGTATCTACTGGGGGGATACAATTCACCTAACTACGTCTGGGGACTTTATTTGAACTTTTAA
- a CDS encoding DUF4369 domain-containing protein: MMKLKMLFGAIALFFTLSSCAQIPAGSYLIEGKLDGLMEGASLELLPGATHKDEKPVAISKVGADGTFSFKGSVPSPRMFYLHVADSYGLFKLVIGNNKIEVSGQVSVTDREGRKVYDFSKVSAKGSAVHDEYLKKIAPRAALDTTYQNYHKKYEVVFKAMQMAREMKNKAAYDSIATSPAGQAFNNAKRLSSIRYHLFQMQSF; encoded by the coding sequence ATGATGAAATTAAAAATGCTTTTTGGAGCAATCGCTCTTTTTTTTACTTTGTCTTCATGTGCTCAAATTCCTGCCGGAAGCTATCTAATAGAAGGTAAACTGGATGGACTGATGGAAGGTGCATCTTTGGAGTTGCTACCTGGTGCAACTCATAAGGACGAGAAACCTGTGGCTATATCTAAAGTTGGAGCGGATGGAACTTTCTCTTTTAAAGGCAGCGTTCCTTCTCCTCGTATGTTTTATCTCCATGTGGCTGATTCATATGGACTTTTTAAACTGGTAATAGGTAACAATAAAATTGAAGTGTCAGGTCAAGTTTCTGTTACTGATAGGGAGGGCCGGAAGGTTTATGACTTTTCAAAAGTTAGTGCTAAAGGTAGCGCTGTCCATGATGAATATTTGAAGAAGATAGCTCCTCGTGCTGCTCTTGATACTACCTATCAGAATTATCATAAAAAGTATGAGGTTGTATTTAAAGCGATGCAAATGGCTAGAGAGATGAAGAACAAAGCGGCATATGATTCAATTGCCACTTCACCTGCCGGTCAGGCATTTAACAATGCGAAAAGGCTTTCTTCGATTCGGTATCATCTATTTCAAATGCAGTCATTTTGA
- a CDS encoding biosynthetic peptidoglycan transglycosylase, whose protein sequence is MNKRRKKNIILTAIIIVTILMLAAIGIYLGRNSLLRMMVNKKTSAAEKEYGLSIKYRSLKMEGMNNIRVKGLSIVPIGRDTLLNMQSMGVRFSLWALLEGDVEVQNVRIDKLSIYFTKKDSIANYDFLFRKKTNENTTENKQSNYAKQVDELTELAFNLLPENGEISHLNIVQRRDSNFVSVNIPSLIIKENRFRSDINVRENNTSQRWATRGELNRSHHVLQAELYSRERKKILLPYLTRRLEAEVMFDTLAYSLNKETISSSEIALSGKAEICGLSLYHQALSPDIINLDHGRLTYRINVGSNYIELDSTSTAGFNKIQFHPYLRAQKQQEKWHFTASVNKSWFPADELFSSLPKGLFSNLEGLQASGSLAYHFLLDVDFARLDSLKFESELRHKDFHIVKYGTTNLSKMSQEFTYTAYENGAPVRTFTIGPSYEHFTPLDSISPLLQMSVLQSEDGAFFYHKGFLPGPMREALIHDLKVKRFARGGSTITMQLVKNVFLNRRKNIARKLEEALIVWLIETEGLTSKHRMYEVYLNIAEWGPLIYGIQEASTYYFNKRPSQLSAEESIFLASIIPKPKHFRSSFTSDMKLKEYLGGYYRLIAARLKAKGLLNEAEADSIRPDIKITGPARNDLSITKDSVIVNAGEN, encoded by the coding sequence ATCCATTAAATATCGTTCTTTGAAGATGGAGGGAATGAACAATATACGCGTAAAAGGTCTTTCCATCGTTCCTATTGGACGAGATACACTTCTGAATATGCAATCGATGGGTGTACGCTTCAGCCTCTGGGCACTACTTGAAGGTGATGTGGAAGTGCAAAATGTACGCATAGATAAGTTGAGTATTTACTTCACGAAAAAGGATTCAATAGCCAACTACGACTTCCTTTTCCGTAAGAAAACAAATGAAAATACGACAGAAAACAAACAAAGTAACTACGCCAAGCAAGTCGATGAGTTAACAGAATTGGCATTCAATCTTTTACCTGAGAACGGAGAGATTAGCCACCTAAACATCGTACAACGAAGAGACAGTAACTTTGTTTCCGTAAACATTCCTTCACTGATCATAAAAGAGAACCGTTTCCGTTCTGATATAAATGTGCGAGAGAATAACACCTCCCAAAGATGGGCTACCCGTGGAGAACTAAATCGATCACACCATGTATTGCAAGCCGAACTTTACTCACGTGAAAGAAAAAAAATACTACTTCCCTACCTCACTCGCAGACTCGAAGCCGAAGTGATGTTCGACACACTGGCCTACAGTCTCAATAAAGAAACAATAAGCAGTAGCGAAATAGCACTAAGTGGTAAAGCTGAAATTTGTGGGTTAAGCCTGTATCACCAAGCACTCTCACCCGATATTATCAACCTTGACCATGGACGGTTAACCTATCGTATCAATGTGGGAAGCAACTATATCGAATTAGACAGCACCAGTACCGCAGGCTTCAACAAAATCCAATTCCATCCTTACCTGCGAGCTCAAAAACAGCAAGAAAAATGGCACTTCACTGCCTCCGTAAACAAATCTTGGTTTCCTGCCGACGAGCTCTTCAGTTCTTTGCCTAAAGGACTATTTTCTAATCTGGAAGGCCTCCAAGCCAGTGGATCGCTGGCCTATCATTTCCTGCTTGATGTGGACTTTGCCCGACTAGACAGTCTAAAGTTTGAATCAGAACTTCGTCACAAAGATTTCCACATCGTGAAGTATGGTACCACTAATTTAAGCAAGATGTCGCAGGAATTCACCTACACCGCTTATGAAAATGGAGCACCCGTACGTACATTTACGATTGGTCCTTCTTATGAACACTTCACCCCACTCGACAGTATTTCGCCCTTGCTGCAGATGTCTGTTCTACAGAGTGAAGACGGGGCTTTCTTTTACCACAAAGGCTTCTTACCCGGCCCCATGCGCGAAGCACTCATTCACGATCTGAAGGTGAAGCGTTTTGCCCGTGGAGGCAGTACCATCACCATGCAATTGGTTAAGAACGTTTTCTTAAACCGTCGTAAGAATATTGCCCGCAAACTGGAAGAAGCACTGATTGTATGGCTCATCGAAACCGAAGGATTAACCTCCAAGCACCGCATGTACGAAGTTTATCTGAACATAGCCGAATGGGGTCCACTCATCTATGGTATACAAGAGGCTTCAACCTATTACTTCAACAAACGTCCCTCTCAGCTATCGGCAGAAGAAAGTATTTTTCTGGCCTCCATCATCCCAAAACCAAAACATTTCCGTAGTTCATTTACTTCAGACATGAAGCTAAAAGAATACTTGGGAGGATATTATCGGCTCATTGCAGCAAGGCTCAAAGCCAAAGGCTTATTAAACGAAGCCGAGGCGGATAGTATCCGCCCCGACATAAAGATTACAGGCCCGGCCCGCAATGATCTATCAATTACTAAAGACAGCGTAATAGTTAACGCCGGAGAGAATTAA